Part of the Listeria innocua genome is shown below.
CCTAATTTTATTATCTGTCCACTTTGGAATGAGCTTTTCTGATTTTACTCACATTAAAAAACTATGGAAAATGCCAAAGAATTGTTTTGTAGAAAGTGCAGAACGTGGCTTTTCGATTTTAATTTCTGACTAAACCATAAGAATATCATTAAATTTCTTTCATCTTTTCTTTTTATCTTTAATTTATGTTATGATAGTTATTGTGTTAAGCGGGAATTATTCCAACAACTAAGGAGTGTGTTTTATTTAATGAAGAAGAAATTAATTCTTGGACTTGTCATGATGATGGCATTGTTCAGTCTAGCAGCGTGTGGTGGCGGCGGTAATGTCGTTAAGACTGATTCTGGCGACGTAACGCAAGATGAGCTTTACGACGCAATGAAAGATAAATATGGTTCTGAGTTTGTACAACAACTTACTTTCGAAAAAATCCTTGGTGATAAATACAAAGTAAGCGACGAAGATGTTGATAAAAAATTCAAAGAGTACAAATCCCAATACGGCGATCAATTCTCTGCAGTTTTAGCTCAAAGTGGCTTAACTGAGAAATCATTCAAAAGCCAACTTAAGTACAACTTGTTAGTTCAAAAAGCAACTGAAGCTAATGCTGATACTAGCGATAAAGCACTTAAAGAGTACTACAAAACTTGGCAACCAGATATTACTGTAAGCCATATTCTAGTAGCTGATGAAAACAAAGCCAAAGAAGTTGAACAAAAACTTAAAGACGGCGCAAAATTTGCTGATTTAGCAAAAGAATATTCTACAGATACTGCTACTAAAGAAAACGGTGGCCAATTAGCACCATTTGGTTCTGGTAAAATGGATCCTGCATTTGAAAAAGCAGCTTATGCCCTTAAAAACAAAGGCGACATCAGCGCTCCAGTAAAAACTCAATATGGATACCACATCATCCAAATGGACAAACCAGCTACAAAAACAACTTTTGATAAAGATAAAAAAGCTGTTAAAGAAGCTTACCTTGCATCCCAATTAACTACAGAAAACATGCAAAAAACGCTTAAAAAAGAATA
Proteins encoded:
- the prsA2 gene encoding posttranslocation chaperone PrsA2, translated to MKKKLILGLVMMMALFSLAACGGGGNVVKTDSGDVTQDELYDAMKDKYGSEFVQQLTFEKILGDKYKVSDEDVDKKFKEYKSQYGDQFSAVLAQSGLTEKSFKSQLKYNLLVQKATEANADTSDKALKEYYKTWQPDITVSHILVADENKAKEVEQKLKDGAKFADLAKEYSTDTATKENGGQLAPFGSGKMDPAFEKAAYALKNKGDISAPVKTQYGYHIIQMDKPATKTTFDKDKKAVKEAYLASQLTTENMQKTLKKEYKDANVKVEDKDLKDAFKDFDGSASKDSSK